One Gemmatimonadota bacterium DNA window includes the following coding sequences:
- a CDS encoding Rieske 2Fe-2S domain-containing protein: MYTTDTFPTPAADADTGLSASQTREGLHPFPEGWYLVTTRETLRREKLIEKQWMGEDIVAWCDEEGRVCVAEAVCPHLGSDLGPKVGGKICDGRLVCPFHGFEFDTTGQCVATPNAPAPKAARLAVYETREILGLVFAWYGLGGRSAHWFLPDDPPTGSEWGDLGLRTLRFRSHPQETAENSVDIGHLRYVHGYDNVNPVGSVTVEGAYLKSCFDFKRVRRVLGVKDLVYEVSAVTHIHGLGYSFVEIHEKTIDMHARLWVLPTPVDGKYIDLVLVSQLREIRKPRRFVSGLGFLPSKLRRRLMNQILLAQQKRDVLQDVVIWERKQFRTPPRLCKADGPIGLYRRYCRQFYPDRPSA, from the coding sequence TTGTATACAACCGATACGTTCCCAACGCCGGCGGCCGACGCGGATACCGGGCTTTCCGCCAGCCAAACCAGGGAAGGGCTTCATCCGTTCCCGGAAGGCTGGTACCTGGTCACGACCCGCGAAACGCTGCGGCGGGAAAAACTGATCGAGAAGCAGTGGATGGGCGAGGATATCGTCGCGTGGTGCGACGAGGAAGGCCGGGTCTGCGTGGCCGAAGCCGTGTGTCCGCACCTGGGTTCCGACCTGGGACCGAAGGTCGGCGGCAAGATATGCGACGGCCGCCTGGTCTGCCCGTTCCACGGGTTCGAGTTCGATACGACCGGGCAGTGCGTCGCGACGCCTAACGCCCCGGCGCCGAAAGCCGCCCGGCTGGCCGTGTACGAGACCCGGGAGATCCTCGGCCTGGTCTTCGCCTGGTACGGACTCGGCGGGCGGTCCGCGCACTGGTTCCTGCCGGACGACCCACCGACCGGCAGCGAGTGGGGCGACCTCGGTCTCCGGACCCTCCGGTTTCGCAGCCATCCCCAGGAAACCGCGGAGAACTCCGTGGACATCGGCCACCTGCGTTACGTGCATGGCTACGACAACGTGAACCCGGTCGGATCAGTCACGGTGGAAGGCGCCTACCTGAAGAGTTGTTTTGACTTCAAGCGTGTCCGCAGGGTTCTGGGTGTCAAGGACCTTGTCTACGAGGTCTCGGCCGTCACGCACATCCACGGACTCGGCTACTCTTTCGTTGAAATCCATGAGAAGACCATCGACATGCACGCCAGGCTCTGGGTCCTGCCGACCCCGGTCGACGGCAAGTACATCGACCTCGTGCTGGTTAGCCAGCTGCGGGAGATCCGGAAGCCCCGCCGGTTCGTCTCCGGTCTTGGATTCCTGCCGTCGAAACTGCGGCGGCGGCTGATGAACCAGATCCTCCTGGCGCAGCAGAAACGGGATGTGCTGCAGGACGTGGTGATCTGGGAACGGAAACAGTTTCGCACGCCGCCCCGGTTGTGCAAGGCCGACGGCCCCATCGGCCTGTACCGGCGCTATTGCCGGCAATTTTATCCGGATCGGCCGTCAGCCTGA
- a CDS encoding methyltransferase domain-containing protein, whose product MKLGKLSRDLREAYQGTGVKGRVRHFDGWTARAARSARAAQEADGTSGYDHAATVKEYYNLCSGFMVWGWNESLHFVPLTPDESLEESIVRHQRLMISKLDLKPDMTVVDVGCGIGGPMRRVVREAGVKVVGINISEVQLEKARKLNAEAGIAHMVDYEACSFMDMGGIEDETFDRGYAIESTCHAPDKVRAFEEIYRVLKPGALFWGQEMCLTDKFDPEDAGHRVIEQELRRGIALNDIATFGEVNRALEAAGFQVMEGMDRDIQEGPSTPWYSTMDSRRGTLGNTLRRLPWGRKAIIAGSKMAEMLRLLPKGSSEVVRLLDRTADAYVSGGKTGIFTPLYCFLARKPL is encoded by the coding sequence TTGAAACTGGGTAAACTGTCCAGAGATCTGCGTGAGGCTTACCAGGGAACGGGCGTCAAGGGTCGAGTCCGGCACTTCGACGGCTGGACCGCGCGGGCGGCCCGGTCGGCCCGCGCGGCACAGGAAGCCGACGGCACAAGCGGGTATGACCATGCGGCAACGGTGAAAGAGTACTATAACCTTTGCAGCGGATTCATGGTGTGGGGCTGGAACGAATCCCTGCATTTCGTACCGCTCACACCCGATGAGAGCCTGGAAGAATCCATAGTCCGTCATCAGCGGTTGATGATCTCGAAGCTGGACTTGAAGCCGGACATGACGGTAGTGGACGTTGGTTGTGGAATCGGCGGCCCCATGCGCCGCGTCGTCCGTGAAGCCGGTGTCAAGGTCGTCGGAATCAACATCAGTGAAGTCCAGCTGGAGAAGGCAAGAAAGTTGAACGCGGAGGCCGGAATCGCTCACATGGTCGATTATGAGGCATGCAGCTTTATGGATATGGGCGGCATCGAAGACGAGACGTTCGACCGGGGCTATGCTATCGAGTCGACCTGCCACGCACCGGACAAGGTACGCGCGTTCGAGGAGATATACCGCGTACTTAAACCGGGTGCGCTGTTCTGGGGCCAGGAAATGTGCCTGACTGACAAGTTCGATCCGGAAGACGCCGGACACCGTGTCATTGAGCAGGAACTCAGGCGTGGCATTGCGCTGAACGACATCGCGACGTTCGGCGAAGTGAATCGCGCACTGGAAGCGGCGGGGTTCCAAGTCATGGAAGGGATGGACCGAGACATCCAGGAAGGGCCGTCCACGCCCTGGTATAGTACCATGGATAGTCGTCGCGGAACGTTGGGGAATACGCTGCGCAGGCTTCCTTGGGGCCGTAAGGCCATCATCGCGGGATCGAAGATGGCCGAAATGCTGCGTCTGCTTCCGAAGGGTTCATCTGAAGTCGTCCGGCTCCTTGATCGCACTGCGGACGCCTATGTTTCGGGTGGCAAGACGGGTATCTTCACACCGCTGTACTGTTTCCTGGCTCGTAAACCTCTTTAG
- a CDS encoding cytochrome P450 — protein sequence MTETNKGTKPQPLTLTQELILMLLNEETGYFHQVPGWHLHCAVVGAVLAELSLRSRIDTDVESLFLLDPTPTGNSTIDFILEEIASEPNQQNTQYWIERLAPRAETIIDSVLDRLVEMKVLEHHDGEFWTLARVDWKMGLYEEDEKGTANQFIRTRISRAIFMNEIPDPRDVIVICLVNTCDVFRFMFQLDEESEQRIEFICKMDEIGRSIAEAVSHKMASPTLRRAAFTRKIPTVSLRKLLRNPHVRDGNLNALFASLAEEYGPVFKICPPFAKAMVFMAGLEVNRWVHKHGRMYLRARDYFSEFEKVYGASGLLPSLDGADHFRLRKSLSPAYSRGRLGGQLNQLYQHARRHMASWNVGDAYTASTMCRRMINSQLSPLFIGVDSQDVLDDLMKFKERALSVHVARILPKFTLNTPGMKRRAKALDTLMERIEGVHTPAQRADSPRDLVDEYLSLHASDPQFLPESNLRFSFSAALIASVYLGDMYSLVVYAMVSQPALYEKIREESDALFGNGDPDAETFAPPAIDVTHRFLMECMRMYPIVPMSIRNVMNVCVFEGYELPLGERLHIAPTATHYMSDIFPDPYKFDIDRYLPPRHEHRSPGYAPYGLGTHMCLGTRWMELQLAVNLLLLAHYFRLEVSPANFKLRFNPFPSLKPSKKLKFVIAEQRHELPV from the coding sequence ATGACTGAAACCAATAAGGGCACGAAGCCCCAACCGCTTACGTTGACTCAGGAACTCATCCTGATGCTGCTCAACGAGGAGACCGGCTACTTCCACCAGGTGCCCGGTTGGCATTTGCACTGCGCCGTGGTCGGTGCCGTGCTTGCGGAGCTTTCACTCAGGTCCCGCATCGACACGGATGTGGAGTCCCTGTTCCTCCTCGACCCGACGCCCACGGGCAATTCCACCATCGATTTCATACTCGAGGAAATCGCGAGCGAGCCCAATCAGCAGAATACGCAATACTGGATCGAACGGCTGGCTCCCCGTGCGGAGACGATCATCGATTCGGTGCTGGATCGCCTGGTAGAAATGAAAGTCCTGGAACACCACGACGGCGAGTTCTGGACGCTGGCCCGAGTCGACTGGAAGATGGGATTGTACGAAGAGGACGAAAAGGGTACGGCGAATCAGTTCATCAGAACGCGGATCAGCCGGGCGATCTTCATGAACGAGATACCCGACCCGAGAGACGTCATCGTCATATGCCTGGTCAATACCTGCGACGTTTTTCGATTCATGTTCCAACTCGACGAAGAGTCGGAGCAGCGCATTGAGTTCATCTGCAAGATGGACGAAATCGGCCGGTCAATCGCCGAAGCAGTCTCACACAAAATGGCCAGCCCGACGCTTCGCCGGGCCGCTTTTACGAGAAAGATCCCGACGGTTTCGCTTCGTAAACTGCTGCGAAACCCGCACGTACGAGACGGCAACCTCAACGCGCTATTTGCGAGCCTGGCGGAGGAGTACGGACCGGTGTTCAAGATCTGTCCTCCATTCGCCAAGGCCATGGTCTTTATGGCCGGACTCGAGGTAAACCGCTGGGTGCACAAGCACGGACGCATGTACCTGAGAGCCAGGGATTACTTCAGCGAATTCGAGAAGGTCTACGGTGCATCCGGCCTCTTGCCCTCTCTGGACGGCGCCGATCACTTCCGGCTTCGCAAGTCCTTGTCGCCGGCGTATTCTCGCGGAAGACTGGGAGGGCAGTTGAACCAGCTCTACCAACATGCACGACGTCACATGGCAAGCTGGAACGTCGGAGACGCCTATACCGCTTCGACCATGTGCCGCCGGATGATCAACTCACAACTCTCGCCCCTGTTTATCGGCGTCGATTCCCAGGACGTCCTGGACGATCTGATGAAGTTCAAGGAACGGGCGCTCAGCGTGCACGTCGCCAGGATCCTGCCCAAATTCACACTGAACACCCCGGGCATGAAACGCCGGGCGAAAGCCCTGGATACGCTGATGGAACGAATCGAAGGCGTCCATACCCCTGCCCAACGGGCCGATAGCCCCCGGGACCTCGTGGACGAGTACCTCAGCCTGCACGCGAGCGACCCGCAGTTCCTCCCGGAATCCAACCTGCGGTTTTCCTTTTCCGCGGCGTTGATTGCAAGCGTGTACCTGGGCGATATGTACAGCCTTGTCGTATACGCCATGGTGTCGCAGCCCGCGCTCTACGAGAAAATCCGGGAAGAATCCGATGCCTTGTTCGGGAACGGCGATCCGGATGCCGAGACGTTCGCGCCACCCGCGATCGACGTTACGCACCGCTTCCTCATGGAGTGCATGCGCATGTACCCGATCGTGCCCATGTCTATTCGAAACGTGATGAACGTGTGTGTGTTCGAAGGGTACGAACTGCCCCTGGGAGAACGGCTCCATATCGCGCCGACCGCCACGCATTACATGAGCGACATCTTTCCCGATCCGTACAAATTCGACATCGACCGCTATCTTCCGCCGCGCCACGAACATCGCAGTCCCGGATACGCTCCGTACGGACTGGGCACGCACATGTGTCTCGGCACCCGTTGGATGGAACTGCAACTGGCTGTAAATCTGTTGTTGCTGGCGCATTACTTCAGGCTCGAAGTGTCGCCCGCGAACTTCAAGCTCAGGTTCAATCCGTTTCCCTCTTTGAAACCGAGCAAGAAGCTGAAGTTCGTCATCGCCGAACAGAGACACGAACTGCCTGTCTGA
- a CDS encoding hydantoinase/oxoprolinase family protein, with amino-acid sequence MSVRIAIDTGGTFTDLVLSDPDTGRLVFHKVPSTPSDPSRALVEGVSELVAQAGYARGDIRFLIHGTTVATNTILQRKGARTAFITTEGFRDVLHIQRQDRPHLYNMRVRRTPALVPRSLRYELPERTLHDGSEALPVDRDRLNELIEALRKVGIEAVGVGLLHSHIDPGHEQAVGDALRQALPDATVCLSSDMSREEGEYERFSTCAMNAYVQPVMTNYLDRVNDTLSDAAVEAPLFVMKSNGGVTSARDAADQCVHTILSGPAGGVVAGDEIGRRLDRPNVITADMGGTSFDVAMIHEGAIAFAKNAEIDGLALKAPMMDIHTIGAGGGSIAWIDSGGALRVGPQSAGAVPGPACYQAGGTEPTVTDANLVLGRLSTDSLLGGAITLDPAAARSVIEEKIAAHLGCTVEEAAEGIIRVINASMTAAIRKLTVERGYDPRLFTLVPFGGAGPLHGVELARELGIRDVVIPLAPGVASAEGLVFSNLRTDRIQTHVELLDRLGAAEFEEMLDNLTAQAIEDLAISSEGSDPVINRRAGLRYAGQGYDIPIDLPEGAVDLASLESAFHLEHERQYGFARRDQRVQLVNVWVSAELPISDDRRKPAERSVSDRAGPLAARPVYFSGDWVDTPIFRRTGLCTGQWIDGPAIIEQLDSTTLIGPGQNACVDEWEQITIFGLDSA; translated from the coding sequence ATGAGCGTTCGCATCGCCATAGACACGGGCGGCACGTTTACCGATCTCGTCCTGTCCGACCCCGACACGGGCCGTCTGGTCTTCCACAAGGTGCCGAGTACGCCGTCCGATCCGAGCCGGGCGCTGGTGGAGGGCGTCAGCGAACTCGTCGCTCAGGCCGGATACGCACGTGGGGATATTCGGTTCCTGATCCACGGCACTACGGTGGCCACCAACACCATCCTGCAGCGAAAGGGCGCGCGCACCGCCTTCATTACGACCGAAGGGTTCCGGGACGTACTCCACATTCAGCGCCAGGACCGGCCCCACCTGTACAACATGCGTGTTCGCCGGACGCCGGCTCTTGTACCACGCTCCCTGCGGTATGAGCTTCCGGAACGAACGTTGCACGACGGATCGGAAGCCTTGCCCGTCGACCGGGATCGGCTGAACGAACTGATCGAAGCGCTCAGGAAGGTAGGCATCGAAGCGGTCGGCGTGGGGTTGCTGCACAGCCACATCGATCCCGGCCACGAGCAGGCAGTCGGCGATGCACTGCGGCAGGCTCTGCCGGACGCCACGGTTTGTCTTTCCTCAGATATGAGCCGCGAAGAGGGCGAATACGAACGGTTCAGCACCTGCGCCATGAACGCTTACGTGCAGCCGGTCATGACGAACTACCTTGACCGGGTGAACGACACCCTGTCGGACGCCGCCGTCGAGGCGCCGCTCTTTGTCATGAAATCCAACGGTGGAGTCACCTCGGCCCGGGACGCCGCGGATCAATGCGTGCATACGATCCTGTCCGGACCGGCCGGCGGCGTGGTGGCCGGGGACGAGATCGGACGGCGGCTCGACCGGCCCAATGTGATAACGGCCGACATGGGTGGTACGAGTTTCGACGTGGCCATGATTCACGAAGGCGCCATCGCCTTCGCGAAGAATGCGGAAATCGACGGTCTGGCCCTGAAAGCGCCCATGATGGACATCCACACGATCGGCGCGGGGGGCGGGAGCATCGCGTGGATCGATTCGGGCGGCGCCCTGCGGGTGGGCCCGCAGTCCGCGGGGGCCGTGCCGGGTCCCGCCTGCTACCAGGCCGGTGGTACCGAACCCACGGTGACGGACGCGAACCTGGTCCTGGGCCGGCTCTCAACGGACAGCCTGCTGGGCGGCGCCATCACCCTGGACCCGGCGGCCGCGCGGAGTGTAATCGAGGAGAAGATCGCCGCCCATTTAGGGTGCACGGTCGAGGAGGCCGCCGAAGGGATCATCAGGGTAATCAACGCCTCCATGACGGCGGCCATCCGCAAGCTCACCGTGGAGCGCGGGTATGATCCGCGCCTGTTTACCCTGGTACCCTTCGGCGGCGCGGGACCGCTTCACGGCGTCGAGCTCGCCCGGGAACTGGGGATCCGCGACGTGGTCATACCGCTAGCTCCCGGGGTCGCCTCTGCCGAGGGCCTGGTATTTTCGAACCTGCGGACGGACCGGATCCAGACCCACGTGGAACTGCTGGATCGACTCGGCGCTGCGGAATTTGAAGAGATGCTGGACAACCTGACCGCGCAGGCGATTGAGGATCTGGCCATCTCTTCGGAGGGTAGCGATCCCGTCATCAACCGGCGCGCAGGCCTGCGATACGCCGGACAGGGCTACGACATCCCCATCGACCTGCCCGAGGGCGCCGTCGACCTGGCCTCGCTCGAATCGGCCTTCCATCTCGAGCACGAGCGTCAATACGGATTCGCGCGGCGCGACCAGCGCGTTCAACTCGTCAACGTGTGGGTTTCCGCGGAATTGCCCATTTCGGATGACCGGCGGAAGCCTGCGGAACGGAGCGTATCCGACCGGGCCGGCCCCCTCGCTGCTCGCCCGGTCTACTTCTCAGGAGACTGGGTGGACACGCCGATCTTTCGCAGGACCGGCCTGTGCACCGGGCAGTGGATCGACGGTCCTGCCATAATCGAACAACTCGATTCCACGACGCTGATCGGACCCGGGCAAAATGCATGCGTCGACGAATGGGAACAGATCACCATATTCGGACTGGACTCGGCATGA
- a CDS encoding Gfo/Idh/MocA family oxidoreductase: MADERTYKACVVGLSGIGAGSPPADGDHGMGHEMPNRHVPAYALLPFTEVVGVCDLKEDLLQDTLRDWSGTFPGLRGFTDYREMLEACKPDILSVVTSDHRHADIVVDGVAAGVRGIYCEKPIATTLADADRMIAAVESRNVPMNINHTRRWSPVYREVKQLLDEGAIGTLQRIVLNFGGPRAILFRNGTHMIDMTCFLSGSEPAWVFAELDEGYEDYWPYRGDGGRNADLEPGCSGFIHFKNGVRAFYNGSKGRECRGGYQLDGTDGWMFVHEDYYELDTGNGVQIVTPKGPTHYYSAAAIRDLVHVMENGGETVSPPRAARSTLEIILGFLASQKHGNVRIDFPLDENTV; the protein is encoded by the coding sequence ATGGCTGACGAACGGACCTACAAGGCCTGCGTGGTGGGCTTGAGCGGCATAGGGGCGGGAAGTCCCCCGGCCGACGGCGACCACGGGATGGGCCACGAAATGCCCAACCGCCACGTGCCGGCCTATGCCCTCCTGCCGTTTACCGAGGTGGTCGGTGTCTGCGACCTGAAAGAAGACCTCCTTCAGGACACACTAAGGGATTGGTCGGGTACTTTCCCGGGCCTGCGGGGATTCACGGACTACCGGGAGATGCTGGAAGCCTGCAAACCCGATATCCTGAGTGTGGTGACTTCGGACCACCGCCACGCGGACATCGTCGTGGACGGGGTCGCTGCAGGCGTACGGGGGATCTACTGCGAAAAACCGATCGCGACCACCCTTGCCGATGCCGACCGTATGATCGCCGCGGTGGAAAGCCGGAACGTGCCCATGAACATCAACCACACCCGTCGCTGGAGTCCGGTGTACCGGGAAGTCAAGCAGCTCCTCGACGAAGGCGCGATCGGCACGTTGCAACGCATCGTCCTCAACTTCGGCGGTCCCCGGGCTATTCTGTTCCGTAACGGCACGCACATGATCGACATGACCTGTTTCCTCTCGGGATCGGAACCCGCGTGGGTATTCGCCGAACTCGACGAAGGCTACGAGGACTACTGGCCCTACCGGGGCGACGGCGGCAGGAACGCGGACCTGGAACCGGGCTGCTCCGGTTTCATCCATTTCAAGAATGGCGTGCGGGCTTTTTACAACGGTTCCAAGGGCAGGGAATGCCGGGGAGGATACCAGCTCGACGGCACCGACGGATGGATGTTCGTCCACGAGGACTACTACGAACTCGATACGGGAAACGGCGTCCAGATCGTCACCCCCAAGGGGCCGACCCATTACTACTCCGCAGCGGCCATCCGGGATCTCGTCCACGTCATGGAAAACGGCGGCGAGACGGTCTCCCCGCCGCGCGCGGCCCGGAGTACACTGGAGATCATCCTGGGGTTTCTCGCGTCGCAGAAGCACGGCAACGTGCGCATCGACTTCCCGCTGGACGAAAACACCGTCTGA
- a CDS encoding NAD(P)-binding protein codes for MGPYRPVSDRPVSDRPVSDRPVPGAANEEDARIMAAGQNGTKPKRIAIIGGGVSGLGAAWALHRHPDRFDFRLYEARDQVGGNAITADMPQDDGGTIPFDISVTALIPSVYHHILLLMRQFGIELLDTRFNYSVKYHGRVYAHDFDSDIRRQLQPEIARFQRVLKRLHRFGRLTRSRSRLMNALNPFNYITMRTVLNLGGFSGDFRYKILKPMFVNFLMATNVFDMPAALFARYLEFFDIERATPMQTWDQGTRRIYENLTAGFRDRIYLNRPVRKVHRRSDCVVVEDADGVEETFDEVVFACNANQALMLLDRPTFLERYLLSSIRYESELHNHTVVHSDASVLPENEVRPLETRSNHIEQYGARPDNYEITYIMHNQQPWANRSDRPCLVTYNPVSPIDAQKIVKKCWFQHIVHDVRHVAWLIHLFRFIQGRRRTWHCGAHTLVNSQETCFVTGLAAARQIGADYPFDDPEARRMYNYYGRILYGGRFRKAKG; via the coding sequence ATGGGACCCTATCGTCCGGTTTCAGATCGTCCGGTTTCAGATCGTCCGGTTTCAGATCGTCCGGTTCCAGGTGCAGCTAATGAAGAGGATGCGAGGATCATGGCAGCCGGCCAGAATGGTACAAAACCGAAGAGAATCGCCATAATCGGCGGCGGAGTATCCGGGCTCGGGGCCGCATGGGCGCTGCATCGCCACCCGGACCGGTTTGACTTCCGGCTGTACGAGGCCCGGGACCAGGTCGGCGGGAATGCGATTACGGCCGACATGCCGCAGGATGACGGCGGCACCATACCCTTCGACATATCCGTCACCGCGCTCATACCATCGGTATACCACCACATCCTGTTGTTGATGCGGCAGTTCGGCATCGAACTGCTCGACACCCGGTTCAACTACAGCGTGAAATACCACGGCCGGGTATACGCCCACGACTTCGACTCCGACATCCGGCGACAGCTTCAGCCCGAGATCGCCCGGTTTCAACGGGTCCTGAAGCGTCTGCACCGGTTCGGCCGGCTGACCCGCTCCCGATCAAGGCTGATGAACGCCCTCAACCCATTCAATTACATCACGATGCGGACGGTGCTCAACCTGGGCGGATTTTCCGGAGACTTCAGATACAAGATCCTGAAGCCCATGTTCGTCAATTTCCTGATGGCCACGAACGTGTTCGACATGCCGGCGGCCCTCTTCGCACGGTACCTGGAGTTCTTCGACATCGAACGCGCGACGCCCATGCAGACGTGGGACCAGGGCACGCGACGGATCTATGAAAACCTGACAGCCGGATTCCGGGACCGAATATACCTAAACCGGCCGGTGCGTAAAGTGCACCGCCGGTCAGACTGTGTCGTGGTCGAGGACGCCGACGGCGTGGAGGAGACGTTCGACGAGGTGGTCTTCGCGTGCAATGCGAACCAGGCCCTGATGCTGCTCGACCGGCCCACGTTCCTGGAACGCTACCTGCTGTCGTCGATACGCTACGAGAGCGAACTCCACAACCACACGGTCGTGCACTCGGACGCCTCCGTCCTGCCGGAGAACGAAGTGAGACCGTTGGAAACACGGAGCAATCATATCGAACAGTACGGTGCCAGGCCGGACAACTATGAAATCACCTACATCATGCACAACCAGCAACCGTGGGCCAACCGTTCCGATAGGCCCTGTCTGGTGACCTACAACCCGGTCAGTCCGATCGATGCGCAGAAAATCGTCAAGAAGTGCTGGTTCCAGCATATCGTCCACGACGTGCGCCACGTCGCCTGGCTCATCCACCTGTTTCGCTTCATCCAGGGCAGGCGGCGGACCTGGCACTGCGGCGCCCACACCCTGGTGAACAGCCAGGAGACCTGCTTCGTGACCGGACTCGCCGCCGCCCGGCAGATCGGGGCGGACTATCCCTTTGACGACCCCGAGGCCAGGCGGATGTACAACTACTACGGTCGGATTCTGTACGGCGGTCGGTTCAGGAAGGCGAAGGGCTGA
- a CDS encoding hydantoinase B/oxoprolinase family protein yields the protein MRRRMGTDHHIRTGLGMKTDPITLELMRNRWTGIAEEMCAALIRTSYSTNIKDRRDCSAAIVQPSGEILAQAESGVPLHLGVMPGVVRSILEAYPVSAMQPGDVYITNLPYPEGPGHLPDVSLVSAIFHEHRPVALAASTAHHVDMGGFAPGSMPFGVTEIYQEGLQIPPLPIFKEGRLDEEIYRLINQNVRTQYEVRGDLMAQFACAQIGQQRVSELISRESPDEVVRYMDEIQDYAERRMRAGIRSLPDGEYTFEDYLDDDGVTDAPVKIAVTLTISGHELRADFSGCSNQVLGPLNARLPAAASCISYVCKAVIDPDLPACAGAYRPLDIYAPEGSILQATYPAAIGNANILTDQRVVDVLMGALYQAAPDRVCAACSGEMNLVNIGGIDPGTGDYYNYVETYAGGQGAMSDLDGEDGVHTHLTNTRNAPVEIMERTYPLRVERYGLIPDTEGPGRQRGGCGMMRELKCLGERTIITLGSDRRKFTPWGLEGGGNATGAHCYVIDTEGREKEIPTKTHTELYRNEILRIETPGGGGWGDPTERDGKKVEEDVQNGLVSPERAGEHYRFAKDRKPAD from the coding sequence ATGCGTCGACGAATGGGAACAGATCACCATATTCGGACTGGACTCGGCATGAAGACCGACCCCATCACCCTGGAACTGATGCGCAACCGGTGGACCGGCATCGCGGAAGAGATGTGCGCCGCCCTGATCCGCACCAGCTACTCCACCAATATCAAGGACCGGCGCGACTGCTCCGCGGCCATCGTGCAACCCTCCGGGGAGATCCTGGCCCAGGCGGAATCGGGCGTCCCCCTGCACCTCGGCGTGATGCCCGGCGTGGTCCGGTCTATCCTGGAAGCCTATCCCGTGTCGGCCATGCAGCCCGGCGACGTCTACATCACGAACCTGCCCTATCCCGAGGGACCGGGTCATCTGCCGGATGTTTCCCTGGTATCCGCCATTTTCCACGAGCATCGCCCGGTCGCGCTGGCGGCATCCACCGCCCATCATGTGGACATGGGCGGATTTGCGCCCGGCAGCATGCCCTTCGGGGTGACCGAGATCTACCAGGAGGGCCTGCAGATCCCGCCCCTGCCCATTTTCAAGGAGGGACGGCTAGACGAAGAGATCTACCGGCTGATCAACCAGAACGTGCGGACGCAGTACGAAGTGCGCGGGGACCTCATGGCGCAGTTCGCCTGCGCCCAGATCGGCCAGCAGCGGGTGAGCGAACTCATTTCGCGGGAATCTCCCGATGAAGTCGTTCGCTACATGGACGAGATCCAGGACTACGCCGAACGGCGGATGCGCGCGGGCATCCGGTCGCTGCCCGACGGCGAGTACACTTTCGAAGACTACCTGGACGACGACGGCGTCACCGATGCGCCGGTGAAGATCGCGGTCACCCTGACCATATCCGGGCACGAACTGCGCGCGGATTTCTCGGGGTGCAGCAACCAGGTCCTGGGCCCGCTGAACGCGCGCCTGCCGGCGGCCGCTTCCTGCATCAGCTACGTGTGCAAGGCGGTGATCGATCCGGACCTGCCGGCCTGCGCAGGGGCGTACCGGCCACTGGACATCTACGCGCCCGAGGGCTCCATTCTCCAGGCCACCTACCCCGCTGCCATCGGCAATGCAAACATCCTGACGGACCAGCGGGTCGTGGATGTGCTCATGGGCGCGCTGTACCAGGCCGCGCCCGATCGGGTGTGCGCGGCCTGCAGCGGGGAGATGAATCTGGTCAACATCGGCGGGATCGATCCGGGTACGGGGGATTACTACAACTACGTGGAAACCTACGCGGGCGGGCAGGGCGCCATGTCCGACCTCGACGGCGAGGACGGCGTGCACACCCACCTAACCAACACCCGGAACGCGCCGGTCGAGATCATGGAACGTACCTATCCGCTCCGGGTCGAGCGGTACGGACTGATCCCGGACACCGAGGGGCCGGGACGCCAGCGCGGCGGCTGCGGGATGATGCGGGAACTGAAGTGCCTGGGAGAACGCACCATCATCACCCTGGGTTCCGACCGCCGCAAGTTCACGCCCTGGGGACTCGAAGGCGGTGGGAACGCCACGGGGGCCCACTGTTACGTGATCGACACCGAAGGGCGCGAAAAGGAGATCCCGACCAAGACCCATACCGAACTGTACCGGAACGAGATCCTGCGGATCGAAACGCCCGGTGGCGGAGGTTGGGGCGACCCGACCGAGCGGGACGGGAAGAAGGTGGAAGAGGACGTCCAGAACGGACTCGTAAGCCCGGAAAGGGCGGGCGAGCACTACCGCTTCGCGAAGGATCGGAAACCGGCAGACTGA